A window from Malania oleifera isolate guangnan ecotype guangnan chromosome 7, ASM2987363v1, whole genome shotgun sequence encodes these proteins:
- the LOC131159631 gene encoding alcohol dehydrogenase 1 has translation MSGTAGQVIRCKAAVAWGAGKPLVIEEVEVAPPQAMEVRLKILFTSLCHTDVYFWEAKGQTPLFPRIFGHEAGGIVESVGEGVTDLEPGDHVLPVFTGECKECRHCKSEESNMCDLLRINTDRGVMLNDGKSRFSIDGNPIYHFVGTSTFSEYTVVHVGCVAKINPAAPLDKVCVLSCGISTGLGATLNVAKPTKGSTVAIFGLGAVGLAAAEGARIAGASRIIGVDLNPKRFNEAKKFGVTEFVNPKDHSKPVQEVIAEMTNGGVDRSVECTGNINAMISAFECVHDGWGVAVLVGVPNKDDAFKTHPMNLLNERTLKGTFFGNYKPRSDLPSVVEKYMNKELELEKFITHEVPFSDINKAFEYMLQGDGLRCIIRMDA, from the exons ATGTCAGGCACTGCTGGTCAGGTCATAAGATGCAAAG CTGCGGTGGCATGGGGTGCTGGAAAGCCACTGGTGATCGAAGAAGTGGAGGTGGCGCCACCGCAGGCAATGGAGGTTCGTCTGAAGATACTCTTCACCTCCCTCTGCCACACCGATGTTTACTTCTGGGAAGCCAAG GGGCAAACCCCACTGTTTCCTCGCATATTTGGCCACGAAGCTGGCGG GATTGTGGAGAGCGTGGGGGAGGGTGTGACGGACCTTGAACCTGGTGACCATGTGCTCCCGGTATTCACTGGGGAGTGCAAGGAGTGCCGGCATTGTAAGTCAGAGGAGAGCAACATGTGCGACCTCCTCAGGATAAACACAGACCGAGGGGTGATGCTCAACGATGGAAAATCAAGATTTTCTATCGATGGGAATCCCATTTACCATTTTGTTGGAACTTCCACCTTCAGTGAATACACTGTGGTTCATGTGGGTTGTGTTGCCAAGATCAACCCTGCTGCCCCTCTTGACAAAGTCTGTGTCCTCAGCTGTGGAATCTCAACAG GTCTTGGTGCTACCTTGAACGTTGCAAAACCAACAAAGGGTTCAACAGTAGCCATTTTTGGATTGGGTGCTGTGGGCCTTGCT GCTGCTGAAGGGGCTAGAATTGCGGGTGCTTCAAGGATTATTGGAGTTGATCTGAATCCAAAGAGGTTTAATGAGG CCAAGAAGTTTGGTGTCACGGAGTTTGTAAACCCAAAAGACCATAGCAAGCCTGTTCAAGAG GTTATAGCAGAGATGACCAATGGAGGAGTTGACCGGAGTGTTGAGTGCACTGGAAACATCAATGCTATGATTTCTGCATTCGAATGTGTTCATGAT GGATGGGGTGTTGCAGTACTTGTTGGTGTGCCAAACAAGGATGATGCATTCAAAACTCATCCAATGAATCTCTTGAATGAAAGGACTCTTAAGGGTACCTTCTTTGGGAACTATAAACCACGATCTGATCTCCCATCAGTGGTGGAAAAGTATATGAACAAG GAGCTTGAACTGGAGAAGTTTATCACCCATGAAGTCCCTTTCTCAGATATCAACAAAGCCTTCGAGTACATGCTTCAAGGAGATGGCCTAAGATGCATTATACGCATGGATGCataa